The following coding sequences lie in one Candidatus Izemoplasmatales bacterium genomic window:
- a CDS encoding restriction endonuclease subunit S, with translation MRSSRLGDYIEPVEGRNTDLHYGIDNVRGISIKKCFIPTKADMDGVALNRYLIISPGDFCYVTVTSRNGEKITIAYNDSQSTFICSSSYVGFRIQENKLNELMPDFLFICFNRPEFDRYTRFNSWGSARETFSWDSMCEMEINLPPLSIQQKYVDVYKALVANQMAYESGLDELKLVCDASIQRIKEESTVQKLGSLIRKENLRNIDNKIHKVMGLSTEKRFREANSRVDRSELSKYKVVSPLEFAFVEITDTWKCFAHAMNDLGTRIVVSPIYQVFSVDKTRLNPQYLSAILKRNGFDRFVRYHSWGSAREVFSYSELAEISIPTPNLEVQKAIAAVFEAYEKRKKINDKLKKQISEMCPILIKGSNEEAQRG, from the coding sequence ATGAGATCGAGTAGGCTAGGAGATTATATTGAACCAGTTGAAGGCCGGAACACCGATTTACATTATGGAATTGATAATGTAAGAGGAATCTCAATCAAGAAATGTTTTATTCCGACGAAAGCAGATATGGATGGTGTGGCTCTAAATAGATATCTCATTATCTCTCCAGGTGATTTTTGCTATGTTACAGTTACATCGAGAAATGGGGAAAAAATCACCATAGCATACAACGATTCACAATCAACTTTCATCTGTTCATCCAGTTATGTTGGCTTCAGAATTCAGGAAAACAAACTTAACGAACTCATGCCAGACTTCTTGTTTATATGCTTCAATAGGCCAGAATTCGATCGATATACCCGATTCAATTCTTGGGGAAGCGCCCGAGAAACATTTTCTTGGGATTCAATGTGCGAAATGGAAATCAATCTACCTCCACTCTCTATTCAACAGAAATATGTGGATGTCTACAAGGCTCTTGTTGCAAACCAAATGGCATATGAAAGTGGTCTTGATGAACTAAAACTTGTTTGCGATGCAAGTATTCAGAGAATCAAAGAAGAGAGCACAGTACAAAAACTAGGCAGCCTAATTCGTAAAGAAAACTTGAGAAACATCGATAACAAAATCCATAAAGTAATGGGACTCAGTACAGAAAAACGGTTTCGAGAGGCGAACTCAAGAGTTGATCGATCTGAATTGAGTAAATACAAGGTTGTTAGCCCGCTTGAATTCGCCTTTGTAGAAATTACGGACACTTGGAAGTGTTTTGCTCATGCGATGAATGATTTGGGTACAAGAATAGTTGTTTCACCAATCTATCAGGTTTTTTCAGTTGATAAAACTAGACTAAACCCACAATATCTATCCGCGATATTGAAGCGAAACGGGTTTGATCGTTTTGTAAGATATCATTCTTGGGGTTCAGCAAGAGAAGTTTTCTCGTATTCTGAATTAGCGGAAATAAGTATACCCACTCCCAATCTTGAAGTCCAGAAGGCTATTGCTGCTGTATTTGAAGCCTATGAAAAACGGAAAAAAATCAACGATAAGCTAAAAAAACAAATCTCTGAAATGTGTCCAATTCTCATCAAAGGATCGAATGAAGAAGCACAAAGGGGGTAA